Genomic window (Pseudovibrio brasiliensis):
AAGCTCAGAAGACTGGAGTTGGCGCGAGCAATCAGCGGTGCTTGTTGCTGTGGCAGGCCATCGGCAAAATCATTGATCACATCATAGACAGTATTGCGCTGGATCGGCTGACGGCCCGCATCCTGAATGATCTGACACATCTCGTGTGCGGTGATCTCCTGACCATGCGCCGCACCGGCAGAACGGGAGATGCTCTCGTTCATCAACGTGCCACCCAAATCATTAACCCCGCATTGCAGCAGATCAGAGGCAAACGCTGGTCCCAGCTTGGTCCATGACACCTGAATGTTGTCGATCCAGCCATGCAGCATGATCCGAGAAACCGCATGCATCTTGCGCACTTCCAGATCTGTCGGGCCAGGACGCACGTTCTTTGGATCAAGCGTATAAAGCGGGCTCTCTGAATGGACGAAACTCAACGGAACCAACTCCGTGAAACCGCCAGTCTCTTTCTGAATATCGCGCAGTAAGGCAATGTGAGCGGCCCAATGCTCAGGCCCATCAATATGGCCATACATAATGGTTGCTGTGGTCGGAATGCCCACCTCATGAGCAGCCTTGATGATCTCCACCCACTTCTCGGTGCTCAGCTTGTTGCGTGTCAGCTGCTGGCGAATGTTTGTGTCCAGAATCTCCGCAGCTGTGCCAGGCAGGGAGCCAAGGCCGCAGTCTTTCAAGTCCTGCAAAAATGCATGATAGGATTGTTTGGTCTTGGCCGCGCCGTACCACACCTCAAACGGTGAGAACGCATGGATATGCATATCCGGCAGGGCTTTTTTGATCGCCAGAACGATCTCGCGATAATAGGCGCCTTCCATCTTTGGGTGCAGACCACCCTGAATGCAAACCTCTGTTGCGCCGCGATCCCATGCTTCCTGTGCACGGGCAACGATCTGTTCCGGTACCAGCCATTCAGCGTCGGGATCTTCCGTGCGCTTGGCAAAGCCGCAGAACTTGCAGCCCATGTAGCAGATGTTGGTGAAGTTGATGTTCCGGTTGACCACAAAGCCAACCTTGTCGCCATTCACCCGCTGGCGTAGCGTGTCCGCCACATAGGCAATGGCTGGAAACTCTTGCGCCGGAGCGCGGAACAGGTGCTCACCATCTACCTCTGAAATCTCGATACCAGCCAGCGCCTTACTCAGAATATCGTGTGTTGGCGCGCTCAGCTCATGTGAGCGCAAGGCATCACTGACAGAATGAGGGAAACTGTGAAGCGTCATAGGGAGCCTCCTGACTGAACCGCGGCGGAGGAGCCCATTTGCTCCCAAAGCCCCTTGGATTTTGAAAGCACGACAGGATCCACAAACTCACTCTTCTCACGCAAATAGCTCGGATAAACGGTCAACCGCTCCTCCAGCGTCTGCCCGGCTTGCTGCGTTGACTGGGCCAGCTCATCAATCACAGGCCAGCGATGCTGCGGGTTGATGAAATCAATGGTCACCGGAGAAATGCCGCCCCAGTCATTGATGCCAGCACTCAGGTATTCCATATGCCGTTCGCTCAGGTTCGGCGGTGCTTGTAGACTGATCTCAGGTGACAGGATCAGGCGCGCAACGGCCAGCGTGCGCAGCATGTCATCCAGTGATGGTTCCGGATGGATCTCCATCCCGATCCCCGGTTTGCGCTGGAAGTTCTGGATAATCACTTCCTGAATGTGTCCATGACGTGCATGGCATTCGTTGATCGCCTCTAGCGCTTCAATGCGCTCTTCCCACGTCTCGCCAATGCCAATCAGCAAGCCAGTGGTGAACGGGATCTTCTTCTGACCAGCCCGCTCCAACGTCCGCAAACGCTGAACCGGCGCTTTGTCCGGGCACCCAAAGTGCGGCTGACCCTTCTTCATCAGGCGACGGCTAGTGGTCTCCAGCATCATGCCCATGGAAGCTGCGTAAGGGCGAAGCTGATCGATTTCCTCGTCGTTCAGCGTACCTGCATTCACGTGGGGCAGGAGGGTTGTCTCCTGCAACACCATCTCGCAGGTGTCTGCCAGATAGCTGACCATGGAGCCGTAACCCAGCTGTGCCAGAGCAGCTTTCGCCTGTTCGTAGCGCAGCTCAGGCTTCTCACCCAGGCTGAAGAGGAGTTCTTTGCAGCCGGTCTCTTCACCCTGACGTGCCGTCCGCATCACCTGCTCAGGTGTCATGATGTTAGCTTCAGGCGAGCTGGGGTGTTTGACAAATGTGCAATACGTACATGTATCTCGGCACATGTTTGTCAATGGTACAAAAACTTTACGGGAGTAGGTGACAGTATCGCCCCAATACTGGCGCTTTACTGTAACAGCCTGTTGCATCAGATCCCGAAGATCTGAGCCTCGCACTTCCCCCAGGTGTCGCGCTTGGTCAGCAGTCAGCATAATTTTTTACCTCTCGGTCAAAAAAATATCTGCAACTATCAGTTAGTCAAGCGTGAAATATCTCTTGGGTAGAATAATTATGCTGCAATGCAAATAAAGCAAGCACAATAAAAGGCGTATTTGAGCAAAGAAAAGCTTTATTTTGCAACGCATTCTGTAAAGTTGCTCTGCAATATTTATGAAGTTTAAGCTCATTTGCGCAAAAGTTTAGCAGTACATGCAAAAATATGCGCCTTTCCAGATTGCTATTTTCTTTTGTAAGCAAATGAGGTGGTTTTGATTCCGATGGATCGGATATTTTCATCAAAAAACCTTAGGAACCTGTGG
Coding sequences:
- the cofG gene encoding 7,8-didemethyl-8-hydroxy-5-deazariboflavin synthase CofG, with the translated sequence MLTADQARHLGEVRGSDLRDLMQQAVTVKRQYWGDTVTYSRKVFVPLTNMCRDTCTYCTFVKHPSSPEANIMTPEQVMRTARQGEETGCKELLFSLGEKPELRYEQAKAALAQLGYGSMVSYLADTCEMVLQETTLLPHVNAGTLNDEEIDQLRPYAASMGMMLETTSRRLMKKGQPHFGCPDKAPVQRLRTLERAGQKKIPFTTGLLIGIGETWEERIEALEAINECHARHGHIQEVIIQNFQRKPGIGMEIHPEPSLDDMLRTLAVARLILSPEISLQAPPNLSERHMEYLSAGINDWGGISPVTIDFINPQHRWPVIDELAQSTQQAGQTLEERLTVYPSYLREKSEFVDPVVLSKSKGLWEQMGSSAAVQSGGSL
- the cofH gene encoding 5-amino-6-(D-ribitylamino)uracil--L-tyrosine 4-hydroxyphenyl transferase CofH, with the protein product MTLHSFPHSVSDALRSHELSAPTHDILSKALAGIEISEVDGEHLFRAPAQEFPAIAYVADTLRQRVNGDKVGFVVNRNINFTNICYMGCKFCGFAKRTEDPDAEWLVPEQIVARAQEAWDRGATEVCIQGGLHPKMEGAYYREIVLAIKKALPDMHIHAFSPFEVWYGAAKTKQSYHAFLQDLKDCGLGSLPGTAAEILDTNIRQQLTRNKLSTEKWVEIIKAAHEVGIPTTATIMYGHIDGPEHWAAHIALLRDIQKETGGFTELVPLSFVHSESPLYTLDPKNVRPGPTDLEVRKMHAVSRIMLHGWIDNIQVSWTKLGPAFASDLLQCGVNDLGGTLMNESISRSAGAAHGQEITAHEMCQIIQDAGRQPIQRNTVYDVINDFADGLPQQQAPLIARANSSLLSFLTEEDGAPAKAVGGAG